The Pirellulales bacterium genomic sequence AAGCTTTAATCAATAACTTACTTGCTGGCCAGGGAAGCAATTCAGTGGTTCCTGAACCAGCCAGCTTCGTATTGCTAACCATCGGCGGCACGTTGTTGCTCCTGCGCAAACGTCGGAAAGGCATTACGGTCTCTTAGAGCACCCAAAATACGATTGGACGCAAGTCCGTAGTCACGTTAAATGTGGCCACGGCTTCAATCGCCAAGCCGAGCCCGCCCAGTTCTTTTCCCCCCGAACCCTGGCGGGCTCGGCGATTTTTTGGTGCGGTGCTGGGCGGTAGAGAAGCCGCTTGGTATCCTATAGATCGGTGCAATTCGTCGAGCAAAACCGCTCTTCTCCTGCGCACATCTTTGCAAAGAAAGTCCTCATGATTTCTTCCATGGCCTTCAGGACGATTGTTTTCATAATAGGATTATTGGGCAGCATGTTGGGCGCGACCGCCGGCGCCGACGAGCGGCTCATATTGAATTTCAATCCGAACTGGAAGTTCATCAAACAGGATGTTACGGGCGCTCAACAGCCCCACATTGACGATCAGGGTTGGACGACGGTTTCCGCACCGCACACTTACAACGACATTGATACCTTCGATGATTGGTCTCTTCCTGGCCACCGCGGCGAGCAAAATCAATGGGCCGGGCGCACGTGGTATCGAAAAACATTTAACGCGCCAGAATCGTGGAAAGGGAAGAAGGTATTCATCGAATTCGAGGCGGTCCGCCAGGTCGCCGAGGTCTATCTAAACGACAAGCTTCTGGGGGTATGCAAAACAGGCTTCACCCCCTTCGGGTTTGATCTCACTTCTGAGCTGCACTTTGGCGGGGACAACGTGCTGGCGGTGATGTGCGACAATCGGTTCATGAAGGACCCGGATGATCCGAAAATCATCGAGGCGGCAAATCAGGCGGGGCTTGCCACCGGCAAGAAGGATGTTGCGCCGGGAGGTGACTTGGCCACTTTAATGAAAAAGGTGAACGAGAAAATTCCCGAAGGCGTGGACCAAATTCAGTCCGACCAAATTCCGTGGAATAATCCGCACTGGCACCCGGCACACGGAGGCATTTACCGCAACGTGCGGTTAATTGTTACCGATCCGCTTCACATCAGCTTGCCTTTGTACAGTTTCTTGCAAACCGCCGGCCCTTACGTATATGCCAGTGATATTTCCGAGCAATCGGCCAAATTTACTGTGGAAGTTCCACTGGAAAACGGCCGAACGGGGGACGAGCACGTAGACGTGACTGTTGAAGTTCTGGATCACGAAGGCAAATCGGTGGCCACAGCGAAACACGATGATTCTATTGCTGCCGGCAAATCGACGGTGTTCGCAATTACCGGCGACATTAAATCGCCGCAGTTGTGGGAGCCAGATTATCCGTATTTATATCGCGTTGTTTGCACTGTGCGTGCCAACGGCCAAGTATGCGATGCCTGCGAACTGCCCTTGGGCATTCGAACCGTTCGCTGGGATGCGGACCACGGCTTTTTCATTAATGGCCATCATTTAAAATTACACGGTTGGGGACAGAAGCCGACGGACGAATGGCCGGGTTTGGGCGCCGCTCAGCCCGATTGGATGCATTTTTATACGCTGGAGTTGATGAAAAATGCTGGCGGCAATTTTGTGCGCTGGGGTCACTGTGCCGCTAGCCCGGCTTGCATTGCCGCAGGAGACCGTTTGGGAATTATTTATGATCAGCCCGGCGTCGATGGAGAATCGGACACCGTTGGCGCCGCTTGGAAATTGCGGGCGGCAGCTTTTCGCGACGTGCTGATTTATTTCCGCAATAACCCTTCCATCTTGATTTGGGAAGGCGGTAATCAAAAGGTAACCCGCGAACATGCTGCCCAATTGCGTGGCTATATGGATCAATATGATTCGCATGGCGGCCGTGTATATAGCCACCGCCGAGCCGACAAGACCACTGCAGAGTTCATGCAAATTTGCCTGGGCACCGAAGGCGGCCGCGAAATCGCCAAATTGCCGGTGGTTGAAGCCGAATACGACCGCGAGGAATCTCCGCGCCGTGTTTGGGACGACCAATCGCCGCCAAATTTCGGCTACCCCGAGGCCAAGGGTCAAACCTACCAACTCAACTCAGAGCAATATGCGGTCAACCAGGTTAGCCAATATGTGGGCAAGATCGGGGCGGAAAATCACTGCGGCGGCGCCAATTGGATTTTCAGCGATAGCACCAGCGGCGGCCGGGTGGCGTGCGAAGTTTGCCGTGCCGGTGGTGAAGTCGACGGAGTTCGCCTGCCGAAAGAAGCTTACTATGTTTGCCAAACAATGTTTCGTGATGATCCACAAGTGCACATCATCGGACACTGGAATTACCCAGCCGGCACCCATAAAACCGTTTACGTGGTGTCGAACGCGGACGAAGTTGAACTGTTTGTGAACGGCAAATCACTGGGGCGCGTGAAACCAAACGACCGATTTTTATTCTCATTTCCTGACGTGGCTTGGGAAGCCGGTGAAATTAAAGCCGTGGCCTACCGCGGCAACAAGCAGGTGGCCGCCCAAACCAATCACACCGTGGGCGCGCCTGTGGCGTTAAAGATGACGCCAATCACCGGGCCAGATGGTTTACATGCTGACGGTTCCGATACTGTGCTGATTGACGTAGAAGCGGTGGACGAACAGGGCCAGCGCTGCCCTACGTTTCAACAACGCGTCGATTTCGATATGGAAGGCCCGGGCATTTGGCGCGGCGGCTATAACAGCGGGAAAATTAATACCATCAATAATTCCCACCTCGATTTGGAATGCGGCATCAATCGTGTGGCGATCCGTTCCACATTGACACCGGGCCAAATTGTGTTGCGTGCGAATAGCGCCGGGTTGCGTCCCGTCAGTCTGACGGTAAATGCTCGGCCCGTAAAAATCGACGGCGGCACGACTTTGCCTTTCGCAACGATGCCCGTCGTGGCGTTGCCAAAACAGCATGCCGGCGCAGCGTTGGTGACCAGCGATCCCGCCATTCGTACTTCTGATTCGACCCAGCCGGCGGTGCGGGGGCAGTTCATCAAAAACTTTTCGTACTCCGGGCCAACAAAAGGCGTGAATGTTGAGTCCGATGCGCAAACCGGAAAAAAAGCATATGGCGATTGCGACACAAAATTTGTTGACCTGCCTCGCGTTCTGCGTGGCAGCGATTGGATTCAAGCGGCCAAGGCAGATCGCCTATATAGCGCAGTCGATCTGATGGAAATTCCGGTGCCCGCTCATGCCGTCATTTACATTGCCCATGACAATCGGCTCAATCCTCCGGAGTGGCTTACCAAGCAATTTGAGCCGACCGACATGAGCGTGACTATCGACGGCCAAGCGATGAAAGTTTTCCGCTGCGAAGTTACGAGCGAAAGAAGTTTCACGTTAGGCTCCAACACCGATCACAATTCTAGCGCCGAGTGCAATATGTATTTGGTGTTTGTAAACGCCGCACCAGAGTAAATCTAGCGTCTGTTTGCTTGGAGTGAGGAGAATAGTATCATGATCCAAAATCGCGCCTTAATTTTGTGCCTGCTGGGGATGTGTTTGTTGCCACTCGACCAGGCCCGGGCCCAGATGCAGATGCAGGCGGAAAATCTGCCGGCCACTGAACAAGCGCGTCGGCGAGACGAGGCGGCGGCTGCCGAAGCCCTCAAAGGTTGGTGGACCGCAGCGCTGAAAACGCGCGACGACCGGTTGAATTGGTGGCGCGACGCTAAATTCGGCTGCTTCATTCATTGGGGCGTGTATGCCGATTTGGCCGGCGAATACAACGGCCGCAAAAGCGGCTCCTACTCTGAGCATATTATGCGGCAACTCACCATTCCGCGGCAGGAGTATTTGGACGAAGTTGTCTCTAAGTTCAATCCCGAAAAATTCGACGCCAATGCTTGGGTACAGTTAATCAAAAACGCCGGCATGCGGTACATCGTAATCACAGCCAAGCATCACGATGGATTTGCCATGTATCCGTCGCAGGTCACCAAATACAACATTACTGACGCTACGTCATTCAAGCGCGATCCCATGCAGGAGCTTTCCCAGGCTTGCCGCGCTAACGGCCTTCGATTCGGATTTTACTACTCGCATGCCTTCGATTGGGAAGACCCCAACGCTCCCGGCAACGATTGGGATTACAAAAACCCTGGTGGCGACAAACATTTGTTCGACGAAAGGCTGGGTGCCGGTTATCGGACTTGGTACGATGTGCATCCTGAGTTGGTGGAGCGTATTAAAAAATACGTGGACGACAAAGCCATTCCGCAACTCCAAGAGTTAATCGCCAAATACCATCCCGATATTCTTTGGTTTGACGTGTCGGGCAAGCTCCCGTTTTCGGAGCAAATTCGAATTGTCAAAGCCGTGCGCGAGGCCGACCCCAACGTGGTGATTAATGGCCGCGCG encodes the following:
- a CDS encoding DUF4982 domain-containing protein, with protein sequence MAFRTIVFIIGLLGSMLGATAGADERLILNFNPNWKFIKQDVTGAQQPHIDDQGWTTVSAPHTYNDIDTFDDWSLPGHRGEQNQWAGRTWYRKTFNAPESWKGKKVFIEFEAVRQVAEVYLNDKLLGVCKTGFTPFGFDLTSELHFGGDNVLAVMCDNRFMKDPDDPKIIEAANQAGLATGKKDVAPGGDLATLMKKVNEKIPEGVDQIQSDQIPWNNPHWHPAHGGIYRNVRLIVTDPLHISLPLYSFLQTAGPYVYASDISEQSAKFTVEVPLENGRTGDEHVDVTVEVLDHEGKSVATAKHDDSIAAGKSTVFAITGDIKSPQLWEPDYPYLYRVVCTVRANGQVCDACELPLGIRTVRWDADHGFFINGHHLKLHGWGQKPTDEWPGLGAAQPDWMHFYTLELMKNAGGNFVRWGHCAASPACIAAGDRLGIIYDQPGVDGESDTVGAAWKLRAAAFRDVLIYFRNNPSILIWEGGNQKVTREHAAQLRGYMDQYDSHGGRVYSHRRADKTTAEFMQICLGTEGGREIAKLPVVEAEYDREESPRRVWDDQSPPNFGYPEAKGQTYQLNSEQYAVNQVSQYVGKIGAENHCGGANWIFSDSTSGGRVACEVCRAGGEVDGVRLPKEAYYVCQTMFRDDPQVHIIGHWNYPAGTHKTVYVVSNADEVELFVNGKSLGRVKPNDRFLFSFPDVAWEAGEIKAVAYRGNKQVAAQTNHTVGAPVALKMTPITGPDGLHADGSDTVLIDVEAVDEQGQRCPTFQQRVDFDMEGPGIWRGGYNSGKINTINNSHLDLECGINRVAIRSTLTPGQIVLRANSAGLRPVSLTVNARPVKIDGGTTLPFATMPVVALPKQHAGAALVTSDPAIRTSDSTQPAVRGQFIKNFSYSGPTKGVNVESDAQTGKKAYGDCDTKFVDLPRVLRGSDWIQAAKADRLYSAVDLMEIPVPAHAVIYIAHDNRLNPPEWLTKQFEPTDMSVTIDGQAMKVFRCEVTSERSFTLGSNTDHNSSAECNMYLVFVNAAPE